The Flavobacterium sp. 123 genome contains a region encoding:
- the pheS gene encoding phenylalanine--tRNA ligase subunit alpha produces the protein MIDKIKEYIGEAQSFTTQNATELEAFRIKFLGSKGLLKELFAEFKNVPNEQKKEFGQVINLLKTSAEDKVKSIQEALESKEESKGFYGDLTRSSEPITIGSRHPISLVKNQIIDIFSNIGFNVSEGPEIEDDWHNFTALNLPEYHPARDMQDTFFIQTNPDILLRTHTSSVQVRYMENNKPPIRTISPGRVFRNEAVSSRSHCIFHQVEGLYVDKDVSFADLKQTLLYFTKEMFGKSKIRLRPSYFPFTEPSAEIDIYWGLKTETDYRITKGTGWLEIGGCGMVDPNVLKNCGINPEEFNGFAFGMGVERIAMLLYQIGDIRMFYENDVRFLEQFKSII, from the coding sequence TTTAGAATTAAATTTCTAGGTAGCAAAGGACTTTTAAAAGAGCTTTTTGCTGAATTTAAAAATGTTCCAAACGAGCAAAAAAAAGAATTTGGTCAAGTAATCAATTTGCTTAAAACTTCAGCTGAAGATAAAGTAAAATCAATACAAGAAGCTTTAGAAAGTAAAGAAGAAAGTAAAGGATTTTATGGTGATTTGACACGGTCTTCAGAGCCAATAACCATAGGTTCGCGTCATCCAATTTCATTGGTTAAAAACCAAATTATAGATATCTTTTCAAACATTGGTTTCAATGTTTCTGAAGGTCCAGAAATTGAGGACGATTGGCATAATTTCACTGCATTAAACCTGCCAGAATACCATCCGGCACGTGATATGCAAGATACTTTTTTTATTCAGACAAATCCTGATATTTTATTGCGTACACACACCTCATCCGTGCAAGTGCGTTATATGGAAAACAACAAACCGCCCATCAGAACCATTTCTCCAGGACGTGTTTTCCGTAATGAAGCCGTTTCATCTCGCTCACATTGTATCTTTCATCAAGTGGAAGGATTGTATGTTGACAAAGATGTTTCTTTTGCTGATTTGAAACAAACACTATTGTATTTTACGAAAGAAATGTTCGGGAAATCAAAAATCCGTTTGCGTCCCTCTTATTTTCCATTTACAGAACCAAGTGCCGAAATTGACATTTATTGGGGATTGAAAACCGAAACCGATTACCGTATTACCAAAGGAACGGGTTGGTTAGAAATAGGTGGATGCGGAATGGTAGATCCTAATGTATTGAAAAACTGCGGTATCAACCCAGAAGAATTCAATGGTTTCGCGTTCGGAATGGGAGTAGAACGTATCGCAATGTTGCTATATCAAATTGGAGATATTCGTATGTTTTACGAAAATGATGTTCGTTTCTTAGAGCAATTCAAATCAATAATATAG
- a CDS encoding NAD(P)H-dependent glycerol-3-phosphate dehydrogenase, giving the protein MAENLKFAVIGGGSWATAIAKMLCVNLPEISWYMRNEAAVEHIKNYKHNPNYLSSVEFDTNKLRLTNDINEAIACADYVIFAIPSAFLDAELEKLTVPLKDKIIFSAIKGIVPETSLIVGEHFHFKYDIPYDNIGVITGPCHAEEVALERLSYLTIACGDPEKAAVVAKQLSSNYIKTKITDDIIGTEYAAMLKNIYAIAAGMAHGLGYGDNFQAVLMSNGIREMKKFIRKVHKMKRNINDSAYLGDLLVTGYSVFSRNRMFGNMIGKGYTVKSAMMEMSMVAEGYYATKSAYKLNQDYGAKTPIIDAVYSILYEGKNAKTVFKKLTDQLD; this is encoded by the coding sequence ATGGCCGAAAATTTAAAATTTGCAGTAATTGGTGGCGGAAGTTGGGCTACAGCTATAGCAAAAATGTTATGTGTAAATCTTCCTGAGATATCATGGTATATGCGTAATGAAGCTGCTGTTGAACATATTAAAAATTACAAACACAATCCAAATTATCTTAGCTCAGTAGAATTTGACACTAATAAACTCAGACTCACTAATGATATAAACGAAGCAATAGCTTGTGCAGATTATGTCATCTTTGCTATTCCTTCTGCTTTTTTGGATGCCGAATTAGAAAAATTAACTGTTCCCTTAAAAGACAAAATTATATTTTCAGCAATCAAAGGAATTGTCCCAGAAACGAGTTTAATTGTTGGGGAACATTTTCATTTTAAATATGATATTCCATACGACAATATTGGTGTGATTACTGGTCCTTGCCATGCTGAAGAAGTTGCTTTAGAACGCTTATCCTACCTAACAATTGCTTGTGGAGATCCTGAAAAAGCGGCTGTTGTAGCAAAACAATTATCAAGTAATTATATCAAAACGAAAATTACGGATGATATTATTGGTACTGAATACGCAGCAATGCTAAAAAATATTTATGCAATTGCAGCTGGAATGGCTCACGGACTAGGTTATGGCGATAACTTTCAGGCTGTGCTTATGAGTAATGGTATTCGGGAGATGAAAAAATTCATCCGAAAAGTCCATAAAATGAAACGTAATATCAATGATTCGGCTTATTTAGGCGATTTATTAGTAACAGGATATTCCGTGTTTTCAAGAAACAGAATGTTTGGCAACATGATTGGTAAAGGGTATACCGTAAAATCAGCCATGATGGAAATGAGTATGGTAGCTGAAGGCTATTATGCAACCAAAAGCGCTTATAAATTAAATCAAGATTATGGTGCTAAAACACCTATTATTGATGCTGTTTACAGCATTCTATACGAAGGGAAAAATGCTAAAACTGTTTTCAAAAAACTAACCGATCAGCTGGATTAG
- a CDS encoding iron-containing alcohol dehydrogenase, whose translation MLNFELYNPTKLVFGKGQIEKLATLVPANAKILLAYGGGSIFKNGVHEQVRKSLEGFEIIEFGGIEANPHFETLMKAVEIIREQKIDFILAVGGGSVIDGVKFISAAVPFEENPVDILKKRILFKEGAKVIPFGTVLTLPATGSEMNSGAVITIEATQEKLDFGGSAMFPKFSICDPTVITSLPKRQLQNGVIDAYVHVLEQYLTYPHDGYLQDRIAESILQTLIQVGPQVVENPTDYTLASNFMWSCTMALNGLIQKGVPSDWATHMIGHELTALYEIDHARTLAIIGPNLYKVMFETKKAKLAQYGKRIFNLAGTEDEIANEAINKTLEFYHTMGMITELSKCTEDFAKTADFIVKRFEERGWKALGEKQNITLDKVKSIVEKSY comes from the coding sequence ATGCTTAACTTTGAATTATACAATCCTACAAAATTAGTTTTTGGAAAAGGACAAATAGAAAAATTAGCCACACTTGTTCCAGCTAATGCAAAAATCCTTCTGGCTTATGGAGGCGGAAGTATTTTTAAAAATGGCGTTCATGAGCAAGTTCGCAAAAGTTTAGAAGGTTTTGAAATAATCGAATTTGGAGGAATTGAAGCGAATCCACACTTTGAAACTTTAATGAAAGCGGTGGAAATTATTCGCGAACAAAAAATCGATTTCATACTTGCTGTTGGTGGCGGAAGCGTTATTGACGGAGTGAAATTTATCTCGGCAGCAGTACCTTTTGAAGAAAATCCAGTAGACATACTCAAAAAAAGAATCCTTTTTAAAGAAGGCGCTAAAGTAATTCCTTTTGGAACCGTTTTGACTTTGCCTGCAACAGGAAGCGAAATGAATTCAGGTGCAGTAATTACCATTGAAGCAACTCAGGAGAAACTAGATTTTGGTGGTTCAGCTATGTTTCCAAAATTCTCTATTTGCGACCCCACCGTCATCACTTCTTTGCCTAAAAGACAACTGCAAAATGGTGTTATTGATGCTTATGTTCATGTTCTTGAGCAATATTTAACCTATCCACATGATGGTTATCTTCAAGATCGTATTGCCGAAAGTATTTTACAAACCTTGATTCAAGTAGGTCCTCAAGTGGTTGAAAATCCTACTGATTATACCTTGGCTTCAAATTTTATGTGGAGTTGTACAATGGCTTTAAATGGGTTAATCCAAAAAGGAGTTCCTTCGGATTGGGCAACGCACATGATTGGGCATGAATTAACTGCTTTGTATGAAATTGATCATGCACGAACTTTGGCAATCATTGGTCCAAACCTATACAAAGTCATGTTTGAAACCAAAAAAGCAAAATTAGCACAATACGGAAAACGCATTTTTAATTTGGCTGGAACTGAGGATGAAATAGCTAATGAAGCAATCAACAAAACCCTTGAATTTTATCATACAATGGGAATGATAACGGAATTGTCTAAATGCACAGAAGACTTTGCAAAAACAGCTGATTTTATAGTAAAAAGATTTGAGGAAAGAGGCTGGAAAGCTTTGGGTGAAAAACAAAATATAACCTTAGATAAAGTAAAATCAATTGTCGAAAAAAGCTATTAG
- the nadD gene encoding nicotinate (nicotinamide) nucleotide adenylyltransferase, with protein sequence MKIGLYFGTFNPIHIGHLIIANHMAEYAGLDQVWMVVTPHNPLKKKSTLLDDYHRLQMVHLATEDFPKIRPSDIEFKLSQPNYTVNTLVHLQEKFPDYDFSLIMGEDNLRSLHKWKNYEAILAHHEIYVYPRLEAKGKTDETISAETENILFKDHPKIHMIDAPVVEISSTFIRSNIKKGKNVQPLLPLKVWEFIDHNNFYKK encoded by the coding sequence ATGAAAATAGGTCTTTATTTCGGAACATTCAACCCCATACATATTGGCCATCTCATCATTGCCAATCATATGGCAGAATATGCCGGTTTAGACCAAGTCTGGATGGTTGTTACTCCGCACAATCCTTTGAAGAAAAAAAGCACTTTGCTCGATGATTACCACCGTTTGCAAATGGTTCATCTCGCTACTGAAGATTTCCCTAAAATAAGACCTTCGGATATTGAATTCAAATTATCGCAGCCTAATTATACTGTAAATACCTTAGTTCATCTTCAGGAAAAATTTCCTGATTATGATTTTTCTTTGATTATGGGCGAAGATAATTTGAGGTCGCTTCACAAATGGAAAAACTACGAAGCAATTCTGGCACATCATGAAATTTATGTATATCCAAGGCTCGAAGCCAAAGGCAAAACAGACGAAACAATTTCAGCAGAAACAGAAAATATATTGTTTAAAGACCATCCAAAAATTCATATGATTGATGCTCCTGTAGTCGAAATATCTTCTACTTTTATTCGGTCAAACATCAAAAAAGGAAAGAACGTACAACCTTTACTTCCTCTTAAAGTTTGGGAATTTATCGATCATAATAATTTTTACAAAAAGTAA
- the gmk gene encoding guanylate kinase, whose product MSKKGKLIVFSAPSGSGKTTIVRHLLGKEDLNLEFSISAATREARGEEVNGKDYYFMSLSDFKSHIKNEDFVEWEEVYRDNFYGTLKSEVERIWAKGKNVIFDIDVAGGLRIKHKFPEETLAVFVKPPSVDELKRRLKERSTESEDKINMRIAKASVELATAPQFDVIIKNYDLEIALEEAYQLVKNFVKD is encoded by the coding sequence ATGAGTAAAAAAGGAAAATTAATAGTTTTTTCGGCACCATCAGGTTCAGGAAAAACAACCATAGTTAGACATTTATTAGGAAAAGAAGACTTGAATTTAGAGTTTTCAATTTCGGCAGCTACGCGTGAAGCTCGTGGTGAAGAAGTAAACGGAAAAGATTATTATTTCATGTCGCTTTCCGACTTTAAAAGTCATATCAAAAACGAAGATTTCGTAGAATGGGAAGAAGTGTATCGCGATAATTTCTATGGGACTTTAAAAAGTGAAGTAGAACGCATTTGGGCCAAGGGTAAAAATGTGATTTTTGATATTGATGTTGCTGGTGGACTTAGAATTAAACATAAATTCCCAGAAGAAACTTTGGCTGTTTTTGTGAAACCACCAAGTGTTGACGAATTAAAAAGAAGACTGAAAGAACGCTCTACCGAAAGTGAAGATAAAATCAATATGCGTATTGCCAAAGCTTCTGTAGAACTAGCAACGGCGCCTCAATTTGATGTAATTATCAAAAACTACGATTTAGAAATTGCTCTTGAAGAAGCCTATCAATTAGTAAAGAATTTTGTAAAAGATTAA
- a CDS encoding YicC/YloC family endoribonuclease — protein sequence MIQSMTGFGKATLQLPTKKITVEVKSLNSKGLDLNVRMPSLYREMELGLRNQIALKLERGKVDFSIFIESTAEQTSTKVNVPIVKGYMEQLRNVYADADETELMKMAIRMPDTMKIERDEIDENDWIQIQTVIEEAVQNILNFRKDEGESLEKEFQLRISNIRQYMTEALELDPERVQAIKDRLQTAIAELKVNVDENRFEQELIYYLEKLDITEEKVRLTNHLDYFLETIKGNEANGRKLGFITQEMGREINTMGSKSNHAQMQKLVVQMKDELEKIKEQVLNVL from the coding sequence ATGATACAATCAATGACTGGTTTTGGAAAAGCGACTTTGCAATTACCAACCAAAAAAATAACAGTAGAAGTAAAATCCCTAAATAGCAAAGGGCTGGATTTGAATGTAAGAATGCCTTCTCTGTACCGCGAAATGGAATTAGGTCTTCGCAACCAAATTGCTTTAAAATTAGAAAGAGGGAAAGTAGATTTTTCTATTTTTATCGAAAGTACTGCTGAGCAAACTTCAACTAAAGTAAATGTGCCAATTGTAAAAGGATATATGGAACAATTGAGAAATGTTTATGCTGATGCTGATGAAACGGAACTAATGAAAATGGCTATTCGTATGCCGGATACTATGAAAATTGAACGTGATGAAATTGATGAAAATGACTGGATTCAAATTCAAACCGTTATAGAAGAAGCGGTTCAAAACATCTTGAACTTTCGTAAAGACGAAGGAGAATCTCTTGAGAAAGAATTTCAATTGAGAATTAGCAATATTCGTCAATACATGACCGAAGCTTTAGAACTTGATCCAGAGCGTGTTCAAGCTATTAAAGATCGTTTACAAACTGCTATAGCTGAACTTAAAGTAAATGTTGACGAGAACCGTTTTGAACAAGAATTGATTTATTATCTAGAAAAATTAGATATTACGGAAGAGAAAGTTCGCTTGACGAATCACTTGGATTATTTTCTAGAAACTATAAAAGGAAACGAAGCTAACGGAAGAAAATTAGGTTTCATTACTCAAGAAATGGGACGTGAAATCAACACAATGGGTTCTAAATCGAATCATGCACAGATGCAAAAATTAGTCGTTCAAATGAAAGACGAATTGGAAAAAATCAAGGAACAAGTCCTTAATGTATTGTAG
- a CDS encoding DMT family transporter encodes MSKRNLALIAATFVSIIYGITFTIAKDVMPKYIDAYGFILLRAGGSMLLFWVVWLFMKLSHKTFTEKIAVQDFPRIIAAAFFGVAFNMLTFFKGLSLTSPISAAVIMVSTPMIVLVLSALIIKERMRKRMVFGLILGLIGTAFLILYGKSIGSATNAGLGNFLVLVNAISYGFYLIIVKKLMDKYNAFTFVKWIYLFGFIMVLPFGWSQFDAVNWTLVPIAICCKIAFVVVISTFLTYLLNLLSMKELKPTTVAVFIYLQPLFATVFAISLGKDELSLVKIGSAALIFIGVYLVTMKKN; translated from the coding sequence ATGTCTAAAAGAAATCTCGCATTAATTGCTGCTACTTTTGTCTCCATAATTTACGGAATTACTTTTACTATTGCCAAAGACGTAATGCCAAAATACATTGACGCTTATGGCTTTATACTCTTGCGTGCAGGCGGATCAATGCTTTTGTTTTGGGTGGTTTGGCTTTTTATGAAATTAAGTCATAAGACTTTTACTGAAAAAATTGCAGTTCAAGATTTCCCTAGAATAATTGCTGCAGCTTTCTTTGGAGTGGCTTTTAATATGCTTACTTTTTTTAAAGGATTGAGCTTAACTTCGCCAATAAGTGCAGCGGTAATTATGGTTTCAACACCTATGATTGTACTCGTTCTTTCTGCATTAATTATAAAAGAACGCATGCGCAAAAGAATGGTTTTTGGGCTAATTTTAGGTCTAATCGGAACCGCTTTCCTTATTCTTTACGGAAAATCAATCGGAAGCGCAACTAATGCAGGATTAGGGAATTTTTTGGTTTTGGTCAATGCTATTTCCTATGGTTTTTACCTTATTATAGTGAAAAAATTAATGGATAAATACAATGCATTTACCTTTGTAAAATGGATTTATTTATTTGGTTTCATTATGGTTTTGCCATTTGGCTGGAGCCAATTTGATGCCGTGAATTGGACTTTAGTTCCAATAGCGATTTGCTGTAAAATAGCCTTTGTAGTGGTTATCTCAACTTTCTTGACTTACTTACTAAATTTGCTTTCGATGAAAGAATTAAAACCAACCACAGTGGCTGTTTTTATTTACTTACAGCCTTTGTTTGCAACCGTTTTTGCAATAAGCTTAGGAAAAGACGAGTTGAGTTTAGTCAAAATTGGTTCGGCAGCATTAATATTTATCGGTGTGTATTTAGTAACCATGAAAAAAAATTAA
- a CDS encoding arsenate reductase family protein: MNKIYYLASCDTCRKIIKSLPKNHNLVFHDIKQDPITVSELEQMRDLSGSYEALFSKKAQLYKSMDLKNKSLTEDDFKKYILEHYTFLSRPVFIINDKIYIGNSQQNMHQVMLALGNV, translated from the coding sequence ATGAACAAAATATACTATCTCGCTTCCTGCGATACTTGCCGAAAAATTATAAAATCATTACCAAAAAATCACAATCTGGTTTTTCACGATATCAAACAAGATCCTATTACCGTTTCTGAATTAGAGCAAATGCGAGATCTTTCAGGTAGTTACGAAGCACTGTTTAGCAAAAAAGCACAGTTGTATAAATCAATGGATTTGAAAAATAAATCCCTAACGGAAGACGATTTCAAAAAATACATTTTAGAACATTATACCTTCTTAAGTCGTCCGGTTTTTATCATAAACGACAAAATTTATATTGGCAACAGCCAACAAAATATGCATCAAGTAATGCTTGCTTTGGGCAATGTCTAA
- a CDS encoding DinB family protein, with amino-acid sequence MNQTFDITRTSRKMIAPFLENYTLEQLNAIPDGFSNNLIWNIAHIVVTQQLLVYKLSGLPTKVSDEMIEKFRKGTKPEHIVTQAEVDEIKSLLFATIDQTEVDFENKIFKNFDEYPTSTGFVLKSAKDAMIFNNFHEGLHLGILMSIRKFV; translated from the coding sequence ATGAATCAAACATTCGATATCACTAGAACGAGCAGAAAAATGATAGCTCCTTTTTTAGAAAACTATACTTTAGAACAACTTAATGCTATTCCAGATGGTTTTAGCAATAATTTGATTTGGAATATTGCGCATATTGTCGTGACACAACAATTGTTAGTATATAAATTATCTGGTTTGCCTACTAAGGTTTCGGATGAAATGATTGAAAAATTCAGAAAGGGAACTAAGCCAGAACATATTGTTACGCAGGCTGAAGTTGACGAAATTAAGTCTTTGTTGTTTGCAACTATCGATCAAACGGAAGTAGATTTTGAAAATAAAATCTTCAAAAATTTTGACGAATACCCAACTTCTACGGGCTTTGTTTTAAAAAGCGCCAAAGATGCGATGATTTTCAATAATTTTCACGAAGGACTTCATTTAGGAATTTTGATGAGTATTCGTAAGTTTGTTTAG
- a CDS encoding DUF3298 and DUF4163 domain-containing protein — MKQIIILSGLVFLLIGCSSELAFEKRSFTKKTTLPCTENCPEIKVKIPFAKDVPIVADSINKKVFIVLKEIIYLDKKPFRSTNYNELLASFIQSYENIQKEFPNDTFGWEGEINGDVIYQSDSVLNIRIDHYTFTGGAHGYEGLQSLLFDPDTGKNISNDKLFKNKNAFKAFAEKKFRAKYNIPEKGSINATGFQFEEDKFELPQNIFYTDKGLLLHYNQYEAASYADGPKELFFPYTVVNEFLAIK, encoded by the coding sequence ATGAAACAGATTATTATTTTATCCGGATTAGTCTTTCTACTTATAGGTTGCTCCTCTGAATTGGCTTTCGAAAAACGCTCCTTTACAAAGAAAACTACTTTGCCTTGTACTGAAAACTGTCCTGAAATTAAGGTGAAAATTCCTTTTGCAAAAGATGTTCCCATTGTAGCCGACAGCATTAATAAAAAAGTGTTTATTGTTTTAAAAGAAATCATCTATTTAGACAAAAAACCATTTCGCTCAACGAATTACAATGAATTATTAGCTTCATTTATTCAAAGCTATGAAAACATACAAAAAGAGTTCCCAAATGATACTTTTGGCTGGGAAGGCGAAATCAACGGAGATGTAATTTATCAATCCGATAGTGTTTTGAACATACGAATTGATCATTATACCTTTACGGGTGGCGCACACGGTTATGAAGGTTTGCAATCTTTACTTTTCGATCCCGATACTGGAAAAAATATTTCCAATGACAAGCTTTTCAAAAACAAAAATGCATTTAAGGCTTTCGCCGAGAAAAAATTCAGAGCCAAATATAACATTCCAGAAAAGGGATCAATTAATGCAACTGGATTTCAATTTGAAGAAGATAAATTTGAATTGCCACAAAACATTTTTTACACTGACAAAGGATTGCTTTTGCACTACAATCAATACGAAGCAGCCTCTTATGCTGATGGTCCAAAAGAATTATTTTTCCCGTACACCGTAGTAAATGAATTCTTAGCTATAAAATAA